Part of the Aureitalea marina genome, CGAATTAGAAGAAGACATACTGGTTCAGAAAAAGAACCTGAACAAGGCGCTGCACAAAGACGTGGTAGAAGTATATGTCTTTAAACGTAGAAGACAAGGGAGACAAGAGGGTGAGATCACCAAGATCCTACAGCGTAAGCGGAACGAATTTGTAGGTGTAATTCACTTATCTGATAGGTTTGCCTTTGTGGAATGCTTTGGATACAATATGTACACCGACATTTTTGTTCCGAAAAGCCAGGTAAATAAGGCAAAGGATGGAGATAAAGTATTGGTCAAGATACAAGGTTGGGAGGCACATTCTGAATCGCCAGTGGGTGAAGTGATCAAAGTGCTTGGAAAGGCTGGAGAGCACAATGCCGAGATTCATGCTATCCTGGCTCAATACGGTCTGCCTTATGAGTTTCCCCATGAGGTTGAGCATTATGCAAATTCTCTGGACACGAGTATAAGGGAAGATGAAATTGCCAAAAGGCGGGATATGCGGGAGGTACTGACCTTTACCATAGACCCCAAAGACGCCAAGGATTTTGACGATGCCTTATCTTTTGGAGTGCTTGATGATGGTCATTTCGAGATCGGAATCCACATAGCAGATGTTTCTCATTACTTGAAAGAAGGAACTGTTTTGGACGATGAGGCCTACAATCGAGCCACTTCAGTCTATCTTGTGGACAGGGTGGTTCCCATGCTCCCTGAAGTACTGTCAAACAATGCTTGTAGTCTGAGGCCCCAGGAAGAAAAATATACCTTTTCCGCTATTTTCAAACTAGATTCCAAGGCAAAGATCTTGGATCAATGGTTTGGAAGAACAGCGATATACAGTGATGCTCGGTTTGCTTATGAAGAAGCCCAGCACCTGATAGAGAATCCCAAATCGAACGAAATACCGGCCAAGACATCACTAACCGGGAAAAAATATCAGGTGGATACTTCCATTCAGAAGGCTATACTGGAGATGGACAGATTGGCTAAGATTCTTCGTGCAGATAGAATGAGGCAAGGCGCTATTTCATTCGATAAGATAGAAGTGAAGTTCAAACTGGACGAACAAAATGAACCGGAGGGAATTTACTTCAAGGAAAGCAAGGATGCCAATAAGCTGATCGAAGAGTTTATGTTATTGGCTAACAGAAGAGTTGCTCAGTTTATTGCCAAACAAGATCCACCCAAGACCTTCGTATATCGGGTACACGACGAACCCGACGATGAGAAGATCGCAGCCTTGGAACACATCATAAAACGATTTGGCTACAAACTGAACACCTTGGACAGACAGTCCACATCCAGTTCGTTGAATAAACTTCTCAAGGATGTGCAGGGCAAGAAAGAGCAGAACCTGATCGACACTCTGGCCATTCGCTCCATGAGTAAGGCGATCTATAGTACACAAAACATTGGTCACTACGGTTTGGCTTTCGATTATTACACCCACTTCACCTCCCCTATTCGCCGTTATCCGGATGTGATGGTACATCGCTTACTGCAACATTACTTGGATGGTGGAAAATCGGCCAGCCAGGATGCTTTCGAAGAGAAATGTGGTCACAGCAGCGATATGGAATACCTGGCAGCCAACGCCGAAAGGGATAGTATCAAATATATGCAGGTGAAATATATGCTGGACCATCAGGACGAAGAGTTCCTAGGGGTGATCTCCGGGGTTACGGAATGGGGTATCTATGTGGAGATCATATCCAATAAATGCGAAGGGATGATACGCATGCAGGACATGCAGGACGATTATTATGTATTTGATCGGACTGAGTTCGCCGCTGTAGGAGAGCAAAGCAAGAATACCTACCAGCTGGGGGATGAGGTTTATGTAAGGATGAAAGGAGCCGACCTGTTCAAAAAGCAGATCGATTTTGAGATGTTGGGACACCGGGAAGAATATTTACCACGAGTGTAACGTTTACCAGAAAATCTTGTCTTTGAAGAAAATAAACAGGGATAACATGAAAAAACTTCTATTTGTACTAGCGCTGATCGCCTGTTCTGCCCAGGCCCAAAGGACCATCACCAAAGACGTTGGTGATTTTGACATGCTAAAAGTTTACGATTTGATCGAGATAAATTTGATACAATCGGACGAGAACAGAGTGGTTATCAAAGGACATAATACGGACGATGTACGGGTGATCAATCAGAATGGAAAATTAAAACTTCGCATGGAGATTGATACACGTTTTGACGGAAGCAGGACATTTATCGAGGTTTACTATACGGATATCAAGACCATAGACTCCAATGAAGGGGCAAGAATTGTAGTGAACCAGGTGATCGAACAGGACGAGATCGAACTCAGAGCCCAGGAGGGCGGAATGATTAGGGTTGGCTTGGATGTAGATCGAGCCAACATCAAGGCGGTCACTGGCGGTATCATCGAGGCTAGGGGCCTGGCCAAATCTCAGGAAATTTCCCTGAATACCGGTGGTATATTTGAAGGCATGGATCTAAGGACAAAACGCACCAAGATCGGTATCATGGCCGCAGGAGAGGCTGAGGTGAATGCCTCTGATCTTGTAGACCTGAAGATCACAGCTGGAGGAGATATCTACATCTATGGCAACCCCAAGGAGATCGATGAGAAGCGATTTGCTGGTGGCCGGGTTAAGGTCATGAACTAGACGGGTTTAATGATATTTGTCTCCATTCAAGACTAAAGTAATTCGTACTTTTACTTGAATGTTCGATGGCTTAATATATGCAGCTTTATACGGGTTCCTACTAGCTTTCGCTATAGGACCTGTTTTTTTTACCCTGATGGAGACCAGCATCACCAAGGGGTTCAAAGCAGGCTTGTTTTTTGACCTTGGAGCCATCTTTGCGGACATCATATTCATTCTTATAGCTTATTTCTCGACCAGCAAGCTCTTGGATCGGGTTAAGGATGATCCCGGCCTGCTAATTTTTGGGGAGTTGTGCTGATCGCCTATGGTGTTATATCTTACATTCGCACCTCCAAATCCTTTATTAAGATTGTTCGGGAGCATTATGCCGTAAAGGTGAAAAAGAACCTGGGAGGCCTGTTCCTCAAAGGTTTTCTGCTCAATTTTGTCAACTTTGGAGTACTTGCAGGATGGATTGGCACCATCATCATGGCCAATGCCTTGACCACTTCGGAGAACGGGGTGTTTCTCTTTTTACTAACGGTTCTGGTGGTGTTCTTTTTAACAGACCTGATCAAGATCTCATTGGCCAAAAAACTAAAGAACAGAATGACCCCTCGATTTATCATTCGCACCAAGAAGTGGGTCAGTATACTGATCGTGGGCTTCGGTGTGTTATTGTTGATTGAAGGTATTTTTCCCAGCCAGGTCCAAAAAGGCTTGGACCGTATTCCCAAGGTAAACCCAACCTTTGAACAAGCAGAATAAAAAAACCCCCATTACAATGGAGGTTCTTTTGAGGCATCGAGCGGATTCGAACCGCTGTACAAGCTTTTGCAGAGCTCTGCCTAGCCACTCGGCCACGATGCCTTGAGGAGGGCAAATATAAAAAGTTTTGGCCTTAAATGCCCTAATTCGGGCTTTTTTAGCGCTTAGCCTTCATGCTTACGCTTACATCTTCCACATCTCCGCCAATGGGAGGATTCATTTTAGACACTCTCACCTTAACATCGCTAACCAGAGGAATCTGCTCGAAGATGGAGTTGATGATACGCTGACCCACGTGTTCCAGTAATTTGGACCGGATAGCCATTTCCTCTTTGACGATCTTATTCAAGTGAACATAGTCTACCGTTTCGGAGAGTTTGTCCGATTGGGCCGCACGGCTCAAATTAGCTTTTACGGTGAGGTTGACCAGATAATCACTACCGATCTTTTCCTCTTCCGTCATACAGCCGTGGTTGGCAAATATTCTTATGTTTTTCAGCTTGATGCTGCTCATGTAAAAACTTTTCGCAAAGATACTTTTTTAGCGCGTTTTGGTATCTTTGTTGCCTTATTTATTAGCCATGAGCGAGACTAGGGAATCACTTAATTTTATAGAACATATCATCGAGGATGATCTTGCAGGAGACTACGTGCACGATCAATTGTGTTTTCGATTTCCACCTGAACCCAATGGCTATCTTCATATTGGTCACGCCTCTTCCATTTGTTTGAATTTTGGTCTGGGTCTGAAATACGACGCGCCGGTCAATCTCCGTTTTGACGACACCAATCCTACCAAGGAAGAACAAGAATTTGTAGACGCCATCAAGAAGGACGTGGCCTGGCTAGGGTATGAATGGGCGAATGAGTGTTATGCATCCGATTATTTTCAGCAGCTATATGATTGGGCGGTTCAATTGATCAAGGACGGCAACGCCTATGTGGACTCTCAATCTTCTGAAGAGATCGCAACACAAAAAGGGACACCTTCCGAGCCGGGTCAGGCAAGTCCTTATCGCGACCGTTCTGTAGAGGAGAACCTTGAACTCTTTGAGCAAATGAAAAACGGTGACACCCCAGAGGGACAGCACGTCTTAAGGGCAAAGATAGATATGGCCTCTCCTAATATGTTGATGAGAGACCCAGTAATGTATAGGGTGCTTCACAAGCACCATCACCGCACAGGGACAGACTGGAAGATCTTTCCGATGTACGACTGGACCCATGGTGAAAGCGATTATATAGAGCAAGTGTCTCATTCCCTTTGTACCCTCGAATTCCAGCCGCACAGGGAACTCTATGATTGGTTTTTAGATCAGGTGCATCAACCAGCTAAACTCAGACCGAAGCAGCGCGAATTCGCAAGAAGGAACCTAAGCCATACCGTTGTTAGTAAGAGAAAACTAGCTCGTTTGGTGGAGGAAGGAATTGTCAATGGTTGGGACGATCCACGGATGCCGACCATCTCCGGACTCAGGAGGCGTGGTTATACCGCTACAGCAATAAGGAACTTTGCCGACAGCATAGGCGTGGGTAAAAGAGAGAACCTAATCGATGTATCCCACCTGGAGTTTTGTGCACGTGAGGACCTTAACAAGACATCGCCTCGAGTGATGACGGTCTTAGATCCGCTGAAGGTGGTAATTACGAATTATCCGGAAGGACAAGAGGAATTTTTGATCTCTGAGAACAATCCGGAGGACGCTTCAGCAGGAGAGCGAGAAGTGCCCTTTTCCAGGGAGATCTACATTGAACGTGCCGACTTTCGAGAGGAAGCAAACCGCAAGTTCTTCCGTCTAAAATTGGGTCATGAGGTCCGTCTTAAAAATGCCTACATCATAAAGGCCGAAAAAGCCATCAAGGATGAGGATGGAAATATTCTGGAGGTTCATTGTACCTACGATGAGGATAGCAAAAGCGGAAGCGGCACCGAAGCCTCTTTGCGGAAAGTCAAAGGAACCTTGCATTGGGTTTCGGCATCACACGCACTGCCCGTGGAGGTCAGGCTTTACGACCGCTTGTTTTCGGAGGCTGCACCGGATGCGGACAAAGACAAGGACTTTTTAGAATTTGTAAACCCAAATTCTCTTGAAGTTGTTACGGCTTTCGCAGAGCCGAGCTTAAAGGATGCTAAGGCCGGAGACCGATTCCAGTTTCAGCGCCTGGGGTACTTTGTGGTTGATCCCGATTCAAAACCAGAAAAAATTGTGTTCAATCGGACTGTCGGCCTGCGAGACACCTGGGCCAAATTAACCTCTTAATCCCCGAGTCCTGTTTTGGGCCGGAGATCAAAATCTTCACCATCATTAACAAACCGTTGTTTTACCTGGAATTCGGGGTTAAAAACGCTTTTTGACGGATCCCATTCCAGGAAACGGATATTGGTCAGTTCTGCAAAACTGTGGATGAAGTCATCCAACAGATAAGGCCTGTCCTGCCAACTGGGATTAATTGATGAACTTGGCGACCAAACCAGAAATGGCACCTGGTACATAGGGGAAGTGGCCCAATATTCATTATGCCCGGCCATCTCCATGGTGTCATAGACTTCGTCCCCGTGGTCGGAAAGATAGAGCAACGACCGCTTTTCAGCTCGTGCATCAAGGAATTGGATCATGCTGTCGATTATCATGTCGTTATAGAGTACAGCGTTGTCATATTCATTGATTTCGCGACTGGCGTCCTCGGACTTGAATTTGGAGGGATAATCTTGTCCTTGGAAGACGCTGAATTCCTTTGGATAGCGTTTGTAGTACCTAGCATGGGTGCCGATCAAATGGACAAAAATGATCTTCCTTTCTGCCGGATCACTAAGCGCCTCTTGAAATGGCTTAAATAATGCTTCGTCATAAACAGTATACTGGTATCCATTGGTAGACAAGTATTTTTTTTCATCTGCAGCACTTCCAATGATAGTAGAAATACTTTCATGCAAACCAACTGGTTGTTGATTGGATACCCAAAAGGTCTTATAGCCAGCCTGATTGGCTAACTGAACCACCGAACCGTTGACGGCTGGCTTAGGGTCAGAGTTACAGGCCATTGTTAGAATTTTCTCCAAGGCCAATAAGGTGTGGACATGTGGCGTGATGATATCGTTGAACGCCAATAGTCCTGCTCTCTTGTTGAGTAAAGGATTGGTTTGCCGGCCATATCCATACAGCTGCATATGCCAGCTTGAGGTAGATTCTCCGATAACGATAACATGAGTTTGTTTTGTCGAATCGGCCACCACCTCATCGAAGGCAGTGGAAAGCGGTTTGGCCAGAGCATCACTTAAGTTCTGTCTGACTTGCTGAAACTCTTTATAGGCGCTAATCGACGTCAGGGCAATATTCTCATTGGCATACCGCTTTTTGATTGTCCATGCAGAGCCGAGGATAAGGACTGTTACTAACACCAATAGCAAGACAGGCTGTTTTTGCCGTAAGGAGCCCCTCAAACGAGCAAATCCTCGGTTGGTAAAGGCGATGAACAGGCTGGCAACGAAAGGAATGGCCAAAATCACCACTAATAGCAATAATGGGCCATTGATATAAGCTGTGACAAAATCACCCACTTCTTCCGTGTTCGTTTCGAAGATCACAAATAGGGCGGAAGCACTATAGCGTGTCTGATAGAGCAAGTAAAAGCCCATCTTCAAACAGGCACTGAGACTACAAAAACCTAAAACTAACGGCAGTAAGTGTCGTCGGGCGCGGACAGGAAATAGGACCAGCAACCCATATCCTATACTGGATAGTAGAAAGAATGCAATGACCTCTCTGGAGTATTCTAACCAATGCGTGATCAGGAAGACACCAGAGGCGGAAACAATGAGAAAGGGAAGGTAAACCAATAAGGCCAGCGGCCATAGTCTATCAAAGCTCTGGCGTATGTTTTGAACCATGCTCACATAGGCAAAAGTAGCAATCCGATAGGGATATCAAAAAAGCCCTTCCGAAGAAGGGCTATCATTAAAATTCGACATCATCGAGATTATCGGAATCGCTTTTCTTGCTTTTCCTGGTGTTTTGTTTTTTCATCTCCTCCCCTATCTGGTTGCTGGCTACAAAGGACGCGATCATGTCGTTCAGCATGTCGCTTCCAGCTTGTGGGCTGTTAGGTAAGAGAATGAGATTGGTGTTGGTTTCCTCGCCTATGGATTGCAGCGTGTCGTAGTGCTGTGTGACTACGATCAGAGCGGAGGCTTCCTGGGAATTGATCCCTACATTGTTTAGGACTTCTACACTCTCCTCTAGTCCGCGAGCGATCTCGCGCCGTTGATCTGCTATACCTTGTCCCTGCAAGCGTTTGCTCTCTGCCTCTGCTCTAGCCTTGGCTACGATCTTGATTCGTTCAGCCTCGGCCTCATATTCGGCGGCAACCTTTTCCCGTTCTGCGGCATTGATCCTATTCATGGCTGCTTTTACTTGTACATCGGGATCGATGTCAGTCACCAGCGTCTTAATAATGTCGTATCCGT contains:
- a CDS encoding head GIN domain-containing protein is translated as MKKLLFVLALIACSAQAQRTITKDVGDFDMLKVYDLIEINLIQSDENRVVIKGHNTDDVRVINQNGKLKLRMEIDTRFDGSRTFIEVYYTDIKTIDSNEGARIVVNQVIEQDEIELRAQEGGMIRVGLDVDRANIKAVTGGIIEARGLAKSQEISLNTGGIFEGMDLRTKRTKIGIMAAGEAEVNASDLVDLKITAGGDIYIYGNPKEIDEKRFAGGRVKVMN
- a CDS encoding glutamine--tRNA ligase/YqeY domain fusion protein — translated: MSETRESLNFIEHIIEDDLAGDYVHDQLCFRFPPEPNGYLHIGHASSICLNFGLGLKYDAPVNLRFDDTNPTKEEQEFVDAIKKDVAWLGYEWANECYASDYFQQLYDWAVQLIKDGNAYVDSQSSEEIATQKGTPSEPGQASPYRDRSVEENLELFEQMKNGDTPEGQHVLRAKIDMASPNMLMRDPVMYRVLHKHHHRTGTDWKIFPMYDWTHGESDYIEQVSHSLCTLEFQPHRELYDWFLDQVHQPAKLRPKQREFARRNLSHTVVSKRKLARLVEEGIVNGWDDPRMPTISGLRRRGYTATAIRNFADSIGVGKRENLIDVSHLEFCAREDLNKTSPRVMTVLDPLKVVITNYPEGQEEFLISENNPEDASAGEREVPFSREIYIERADFREEANRKFFRLKLGHEVRLKNAYIIKAEKAIKDEDGNILEVHCTYDEDSKSGSGTEASLRKVKGTLHWVSASHALPVEVRLYDRLFSEAAPDADKDKDFLEFVNPNSLEVVTAFAEPSLKDAKAGDRFQFQRLGYFVVDPDSKPEKIVFNRTVGLRDTWAKLTS
- the folB gene encoding dihydroneopterin aldolase codes for the protein MSSIKLKNIRIFANHGCMTEEEKIGSDYLVNLTVKANLSRAAQSDKLSETVDYVHLNKIVKEEMAIRSKLLEHVGQRIINSIFEQIPLVSDVKVRVSKMNPPIGGDVEDVSVSMKAKR
- a CDS encoding sulfatase-like hydrolase/transferase — protein: MVQNIRQSFDRLWPLALLVYLPFLIVSASGVFLITHWLEYSREVIAFFLLSSIGYGLLVLFPVRARRHLLPLVLGFCSLSACLKMGFYLLYQTRYSASALFVIFETNTEEVGDFVTAYINGPLLLLVVILAIPFVASLFIAFTNRGFARLRGSLRQKQPVLLLVLVTVLILGSAWTIKKRYANENIALTSISAYKEFQQVRQNLSDALAKPLSTAFDEVVADSTKQTHVIVIGESTSSWHMQLYGYGRQTNPLLNKRAGLLAFNDIITPHVHTLLALEKILTMACNSDPKPAVNGSVVQLANQAGYKTFWVSNQQPVGLHESISTIIGSAADEKKYLSTNGYQYTVYDEALFKPFQEALSDPAERKIIFVHLIGTHARYYKRYPKEFSVFQGQDYPSKFKSEDASREINEYDNAVLYNDMIIDSMIQFLDARAEKRSLLYLSDHGDEVYDTMEMAGHNEYWATSPMYQVPFLVWSPSSSINPSWQDRPYLLDDFIHSFAELTNIRFLEWDPSKSVFNPEFQVKQRFVNDGEDFDLRPKTGLGD
- a CDS encoding SPFH domain-containing protein — protein: MTQVFYWVPVALLGFFLLLGAFFIVKQQTAVVIETFGKFSSIRNSGLQLKIPVVQRIAGRLSLKIQQLDVLVETKTKDDVFVRLKISVQFQVIPLKVYDAFYKLQSPQDQITSYVFDVVRAEVPKMKLDDVFERKDDIAIAVKAELNDAMVDYGYDIIKTLVTDIDPDVQVKAAMNRINAAEREKVAAEYEAEAERIKIVAKARAEAESKRLQGQGIADQRREIARGLEESVEVLNNVGINSQEASALIVVTQHYDTLQSIGEETNTNLILLPNSPQAGSDMLNDMIASFVASNQIGEEMKKQNTRKSKKSDSDNLDDVEF
- the rnr gene encoding ribonuclease R; its protein translation is MPKRKKRNKKQWGNEITSRITSLLRSRRNTPLNYKQISASLGLDDPSSRNQIIKTLKRLEQKGEIVQVDRGKYTLPVKMNYYTGVLDVNSRGQGYVVVDELEEDILVQKKNLNKALHKDVVEVYVFKRRRQGRQEGEITKILQRKRNEFVGVIHLSDRFAFVECFGYNMYTDIFVPKSQVNKAKDGDKVLVKIQGWEAHSESPVGEVIKVLGKAGEHNAEIHAILAQYGLPYEFPHEVEHYANSLDTSIREDEIAKRRDMREVLTFTIDPKDAKDFDDALSFGVLDDGHFEIGIHIADVSHYLKEGTVLDDEAYNRATSVYLVDRVVPMLPEVLSNNACSLRPQEEKYTFSAIFKLDSKAKILDQWFGRTAIYSDARFAYEEAQHLIENPKSNEIPAKTSLTGKKYQVDTSIQKAILEMDRLAKILRADRMRQGAISFDKIEVKFKLDEQNEPEGIYFKESKDANKLIEEFMLLANRRVAQFIAKQDPPKTFVYRVHDEPDDEKIAALEHIIKRFGYKLNTLDRQSTSSSLNKLLKDVQGKKEQNLIDTLAIRSMSKAIYSTQNIGHYGLAFDYYTHFTSPIRRYPDVMVHRLLQHYLDGGKSASQDAFEEKCGHSSDMEYLAANAERDSIKYMQVKYMLDHQDEEFLGVISGVTEWGIYVEIISNKCEGMIRMQDMQDDYYVFDRTEFAAVGEQSKNTYQLGDEVYVRMKGADLFKKQIDFEMLGHREEYLPRV